The DNA sequence AGCACGGCCTGTCGATCATCCTCGAGGTCGAGGGCGGACGCAATCTTGCGAAAAATGCCAACTCCGTGATCGACGACCGTGATCGTGGTTTCGGCCGCGGTCGCCTCCACTGCGATCCTGACATCGGGCGAACCTGAGTGATCGATGACGTTGTTGATCATTTCGGTCGTTGCGTATTGAAGTATGTTGAGTACGTTTGGTGGAAGGCACTTGAGCGTGGGCGCGATTTCGCTACTCCAGACCACATCCTCTGCGAGCCCGGCGACTTCGTGATGGAACGCGTGCTGAATCGCAGTCAGTTCGTACCTATCAGGACTCAAGCGCGTAATCACGCCCTCCTCAAGCAGGGCGCGCAGGTAGTTGTAGGCCGTCGGACGCGATACGCCGAACGCTTCAGCAACACGCTCGGCAAGTCCGCGCTGTCCGGCCTCCACCGCCTCGATGACGAACTGTCGGACAGCGTTCGGGTCGGCAGCAAAATCTTGAGCCACGTGACTCGACTCCTGTCTAAGGAAGTTAGACCGCGAGTATAGCTTCGTTAGACTCATCGCCCGCCGAGAACTGTTGGCCCCCCAATGTGACATCGGCGAGTGGATCGACACAGGGAGGGGCTATCCCTGCAGCAGCCTAGGACTCCGCGACGTCCCAACGCGCTCTTCGTCGAGCCCGTGACGCCCCACGGTGACATCGGCGGGTAGGCCGACACGGGAAGGGGGATGCCCCATCACCCTTTGTTGGCATGGCGCTGTCCCATTCCAACGCTCGTGGATACGGCGACGAGGTGCAGTGAGATCCAGAGTTCGGCTCGCCGACGGCTCCGAACGCCACGCGGACACCGCACGCCCACGGGGCCTCGAAACCGACTCTGTTGCTTTATCGAGTCTGCGCTGACCAGGCAATGTCTCGGTGGGCGCTGGCAGGATCGAACTGCCGACCTCTTCCGCGTCAAGGAAGCGCTCTTCCACTGAGCTAAGCGCCCGTCTGAGCGTGCCAGTGTACGCCCGAGGCGACGCCGGGAATCGAACCCGGGTAGAGGGTTTTGCAGACCCTTGCCTAACCACTCGGCCACGTCGCCGTTCGATCTGAACGAAACAGGGCGGCTGCACGCCGCCCTCGTGGAGCGGACGACCGGGTTCGAACCGGCGACCTCAACCTTGGCAAGGTTGCGCTCTACCAGCTGAGCTACGTCCGCACGGACCGGAATTGTATCACGGGCACCTCAGCGCCCGGAGTGGCCGGCGGTCACCGCCCCGTGGATCCGAAGCCGCCGGCACCTCTCGTCGACTCCGGCAGCTCGTCGACGACCTGGAGCTCCTGCTCGACGAAAGGCACCACGACGAGCTGGGCGATCCTGTCACCCCGGTCGTACACGAACGGGTCGCTGCCGAGGTTGACGACGATGGCGTAGATCTCGCCGCGGTAACCCTCGTCGAGGATCCCCGGGGCATTGACCAGGCTGATTCCCGAATTGGCGGCGAGCCCGCTGCGCGGCGCCACGAGGCCGACATACCCGGAAGGGACGGCAACGGCGACACCGGTGGGCACCAAGGCCCGCTCCCCCGGCTCGATCCTGCCGCCGATCCTGGCGTACAGGTCCGTCCCGGCGTCACCGTCGTGGGCGTGGCGCGG is a window from the Acidimicrobiia bacterium genome containing:
- the dut gene encoding dUTP diphosphatase → MKIPLQKLDPALPTPRHAHDGDAGTDLYARIGGRIEPGERALVPTGVAVAVPSGYVGLVAPRSGLAANSGISLVNAPGILDEGYRGEIYAIVVNLGSDPFVYDRGDRIAQLVVVPFVEQELQVVDELPESTRGAGGFGSTGR